In Dyadobacter subterraneus, a single genomic region encodes these proteins:
- a CDS encoding substrate-binding domain-containing protein, translating into MKKKIVRIKDIAERAETSKGTVDRVLHNRGRVSEEVREKVLQIIKEMNYEPNFLAQSLKTQRTYNFIALIPDPKTDPYWEAPETGLAKAEKELRQYGISISRFIFDPHDVDSFITKAREASNENPDGLLVAPLFYKEVLPFFKEWENSNIPYVLFNTQIADVAPLCYIGQDSYQSGFLAAKILNFGLPSACTMMVVHINEDLPNSAHLITKEKGFKDFFVKKGLTDKYKVIGTELNFSEGELFDDKLNELRKSEKDLKAIYVTNSKAFEIAKYLERNHIKDIKLVGYDLVPQNIHYINEGYIDFVINQNPVGQGYWGIFQLANYLVFKKDISSIKFLPLDIITLENLEYYLDPEQ; encoded by the coding sequence GATATAGCAGAAAGGGCAGAGACATCCAAAGGAACAGTGGACCGGGTTTTGCATAACCGGGGCAGGGTATCGGAAGAGGTTCGTGAAAAGGTTTTGCAAATTATAAAAGAGATGAATTATGAGCCTAATTTTTTGGCTCAGTCGTTGAAAACACAGCGTACATATAATTTTATCGCGTTAATACCGGATCCTAAAACGGATCCATACTGGGAAGCTCCTGAAACCGGACTCGCGAAAGCTGAAAAGGAGCTAAGGCAATACGGAATTTCGATCAGCCGGTTTATTTTCGATCCGCATGATGTGGATTCTTTTATTACAAAAGCGAGAGAAGCATCAAATGAAAATCCGGACGGACTGCTGGTTGCGCCATTATTCTATAAAGAGGTTCTTCCTTTTTTTAAAGAATGGGAAAATTCCAATATTCCGTACGTCCTGTTCAATACCCAGATTGCAGATGTAGCCCCTCTTTGTTACATCGGACAGGATTCGTATCAAAGTGGATTTTTAGCCGCTAAAATCCTGAATTTCGGGTTGCCTTCTGCTTGTACGATGATGGTTGTGCACATCAATGAAGATCTTCCTAACTCCGCACATTTGATAACAAAGGAAAAGGGTTTTAAGGATTTCTTTGTAAAAAAGGGTCTTACGGATAAATACAAAGTCATCGGTACAGAGCTTAATTTCTCGGAAGGGGAGCTATTTGATGATAAACTGAATGAACTGAGGAAATCCGAAAAAGATTTGAAAGCCATTTACGTTACAAATTCAAAAGCTTTTGAAATTGCCAAATACCTTGAAAGAAATCATATCAAAGATATCAAACTGGTAGGATACGATTTAGTACCTCAAAATATACATTATATCAACGAGGGATATATTGACTTTGTGATTAATCAAAACCCGGTAGGACAGGGTTATTGGGGAATTTTTCAACTGGCTAATTATCTTGTTTTTAAGAAAGATATTTCGTCAATCAAATTCCTTCCGCTCGATATCATCACTTTGGAAAATCTGGAATATTATTTGGATCCTGAGCAATAA